In a genomic window of Prochlorococcus marinus subsp. marinus str. CCMP1375:
- a CDS encoding DnaJ domain-containing protein gives MTSTTKPDYWSILGLVPGSNIDQIKSAFRSEARRWHPDLNVNDINAEERFKLINEAYAVLSDSKKRASWEALNTPITNELFANGFPSYNEYIDVVLGINNYENVDQDNTQRIEKEFIQQNHQYDYDYQDYEKPTQSPNQPPPIKQVEDIETVIDLTPEQALNGTTIEIELANGTIVEVLTPPFTGDGWRLRLSGVVVGGRDHFLHLKVQTEDGLRIDGLRVLYRLELFPQDALFGCGVEIPTLDGPVILQVPPKSSSGRLLRLRGRGLQFEDLTGDQIVEIVVVLPADLTDSELALYKRLQELSFDEE, from the coding sequence ATGACTTCTACAACTAAACCAGATTATTGGTCAATTTTAGGACTAGTTCCAGGAAGCAATATTGACCAAATCAAGTCTGCGTTTAGATCTGAAGCCCGAAGATGGCATCCAGATTTAAATGTTAATGATATCAACGCAGAAGAACGCTTCAAATTGATCAATGAGGCTTACGCTGTACTTAGTGACTCCAAAAAAAGAGCATCATGGGAGGCCTTAAATACTCCTATCACAAATGAATTATTTGCTAATGGCTTTCCCTCATATAATGAATATATAGATGTAGTTCTTGGTATTAATAATTATGAGAATGTTGATCAAGATAATACACAGAGAATTGAGAAGGAATTTATTCAACAAAATCATCAATATGACTATGATTATCAAGATTACGAAAAACCTACTCAATCGCCAAATCAGCCACCACCAATAAAACAAGTTGAAGATATTGAAACTGTAATTGACCTCACTCCGGAGCAAGCACTTAACGGAACTACAATTGAAATTGAGTTAGCAAATGGAACAATAGTAGAAGTTTTAACACCTCCCTTTACTGGAGATGGTTGGAGATTGAGACTGTCAGGTGTTGTCGTCGGAGGGAGAGATCATTTCCTTCATCTTAAAGTCCAAACAGAAGATGGACTTCGTATTGATGGACTTAGAGTTTTATATCGCTTAGAACTTTTTCCTCAAGATGCTCTTTTTGGATGTGGAGTAGAGATCCCAACCCTTGATGGACCTGTTATTTTACAAGTACCCCCCAAATCTTCGTCAGGCCGTCTACTACGATTAAGAGGTAGAGGCCTTCAATTCGAAGATCTTACAGGCGATCAAATAGTAGAAATAGTTGTTGTTCTTCCAGCAGATTTAACAGATTCTGAATTAGCATTATACAAGAGACTTCAAGAATTATCCTTTGATGAAGAATAA
- a CDS encoding DUF3110 domain-containing protein: MLVHVLLYNVGKEDEGIHSIDIKGKTIVLMFEDKDDAVRYCGLLEAQDFPIPTIEEIEKTEIQTFCNDAGYESRYVNKGFLPETEEDRLLISPPERNLDEPEWYREDLSNINQDNNQGDKQLDEIRNKLEKLL; the protein is encoded by the coding sequence ATGTTAGTTCACGTTTTGCTTTATAATGTAGGTAAAGAAGATGAAGGAATTCATTCTATAGATATTAAGGGTAAGACAATTGTACTTATGTTCGAAGATAAAGATGATGCTGTTCGTTATTGCGGTCTCTTGGAGGCACAGGACTTCCCTATTCCTACAATTGAAGAAATTGAAAAGACAGAGATCCAAACTTTCTGCAACGATGCTGGCTATGAATCTCGTTATGTAAATAAAGGCTTTCTACCAGAGACAGAGGAAGATCGGTTGTTAATCTCACCTCCCGAACGAAACCTAGATGAACCAGAATGGTACAGAGAAGATCTTAGTAACATAAATCAAGATAATAATCAGGGCGACAAACAATTAGATGAAATTAGGAATAAACTTGAGAAACTACTATGA
- the murQ gene encoding N-acetylmuramic acid 6-phosphate etherase produces MKNYNLSDNINRSNILTEESNHLSKNIDTVSTSKLVDIFVEEDKKPQQAISQAKHQITKSIDLIYQRLIDNGRLFYIGAGTSGRIAVLDAVECPPTFCTSPELVQAVIAGGSSSLINSSEEKEDSNSLSIKDLKERNFSSKDCLIGITAGGTTPYVLSGLNYARNIGALNIAITSVPEQQASFGSNITIRLITGPEIIAGSTRLKAGTATKMALNIISSGVMIKLGKVFDNKMIDVSISNKKLFDRALRITSSLLNIEMKEAQLLLDQAKGSIKVACIIKSSGMDQKSAFALLERNNHNLRKALKDINIEF; encoded by the coding sequence ATGAAAAATTATAATCTTTCAGATAATATTAATAGGAGTAATATTTTAACTGAAGAATCAAATCACTTAAGTAAGAATATAGATACAGTTAGCACATCGAAATTAGTAGATATATTTGTAGAGGAAGATAAGAAGCCCCAACAAGCTATTTCTCAGGCAAAACATCAAATTACTAAATCTATTGATTTAATATATCAACGGCTAATAGATAATGGACGTTTATTTTATATCGGCGCGGGAACTTCTGGTCGTATAGCAGTCTTAGATGCAGTAGAGTGCCCACCTACATTTTGTACTTCACCAGAATTAGTACAAGCTGTAATAGCAGGAGGTAGCTCTTCCCTTATTAATAGCTCAGAAGAAAAAGAAGACAGTAATAGTTTATCTATTAAAGATTTAAAAGAAAGGAATTTCTCTTCAAAAGACTGTCTAATAGGTATAACAGCGGGTGGAACTACACCATATGTGTTGTCAGGATTAAATTATGCTCGTAATATAGGTGCTCTTAATATTGCTATAACATCTGTTCCAGAACAACAAGCTTCATTCGGATCTAATATTACTATTCGTTTAATTACAGGTCCCGAAATCATTGCAGGTTCAACTCGTTTAAAGGCAGGTACAGCAACAAAAATGGCACTAAATATAATTTCATCGGGTGTAATGATTAAGCTTGGTAAGGTCTTCGATAATAAAATGATTGATGTTTCTATTTCTAATAAAAAATTATTTGATAGGGCACTCAGAATAACTAGTTCTTTACTTAATATAGAGATGAAAGAAGCACAATTACTACTTGATCAGGCAAAGGGATCTATAAAGGTAGCATGCATAATTAAATCTTCTGGAATGGATCAGAAATCAGCATTTGCACTGTTAGAAAGAAATAATCATAACTTACGAAAAGCTCTAAAAGATATTAATATTGAATTCTAA
- a CDS encoding peptidylprolyl isomerase produces the protein MKAVMNTDKGEISLELFEEDAPNTVSNFVKLVNDGFYDGLSFHRVISGFMAQGGCPNTREGASGMPGTGGPGYNIDCEINKNKHLPGSLSMAHAGKNTGGSQFFIVHESQPHLDGVHTVFGQTKDMDVVLKLTNGSRIEKVSIIQ, from the coding sequence ATGAAAGCTGTTATGAATACAGACAAAGGTGAAATTTCATTAGAATTATTTGAAGAAGATGCTCCGAATACCGTTTCAAACTTTGTAAAACTTGTAAATGATGGTTTTTATGATGGACTTTCATTCCATAGAGTAATAAGTGGATTTATGGCACAAGGGGGATGTCCAAATACTCGCGAAGGTGCTTCCGGTATGCCTGGGACAGGAGGTCCGGGCTACAATATTGACTGTGAAATCAATAAAAACAAGCATCTACCAGGTTCCCTTTCAATGGCTCATGCTGGCAAAAACACAGGTGGAAGTCAGTTTTTTATTGTTCATGAGTCCCAACCTCACTTAGATGGCGTACACACTGTTTTTGGTCAAACCAAAGATATGGATGTTGTTTTGAAACTTACTAATGGTTCCAGAATAGAAAAAGTATCAATTATACAATAA
- the ribBA gene encoding bifunctional 3,4-dihydroxy-2-butanone-4-phosphate synthase/GTP cyclohydrolase II codes for MTATNSLNIAFDQIADALAAIRNGECVVVVDDESRENEGDLICAAQFATPQQINFMATEARGLICLAMDGERLDQLDLPLMVDRNTDSNQTAFTVSIDAGPEYGVSTGISAEDRARTIQVAINPQTKPNRLRRPGHVFPLRANKGGVLKRAGHTEAAVDLSLLSGLSAAGVICEIQNADGSMARLPELTKYAKTWGLKIISIADLIRFRLENERFVYRKAKTRLPSIFGDFQAIGYTNELDGTEHIALVKGNINELKEPVLVRMHSECLTGDAFGSLRCDCRPQLEAALNLISEEGEGVVVYLRQEGRGIGLINKLKAYSLQDGGLDTVEANLKLGFAADLRNYGVGAQILTDLGINRLRLLTNNPRKIAGLGGYGLRVESREPLVINPTDYNANYLAIKRTKLGHYIGNDDDSGKYYVIYWKGIVSSNMLSAYKNKAEQIASDNKVELNPESSSRLLALLQRPQFVWRVQNCIDFESIINLLKEIIKWDGTKSIGIFITNSKEQAIHPSQDVETILENISNLKDTNYKNIANINDKDLPFIMTWQ; via the coding sequence TTGACAGCAACAAATTCCCTAAATATAGCCTTTGATCAGATAGCAGATGCTTTAGCTGCTATTCGCAATGGAGAGTGTGTTGTAGTTGTTGATGATGAAAGCAGGGAGAACGAAGGAGATTTAATTTGCGCTGCACAGTTTGCCACTCCACAACAAATAAATTTTATGGCCACTGAAGCAAGAGGATTGATTTGTCTTGCTATGGATGGGGAAAGATTAGACCAACTTGATCTTCCACTTATGGTTGATAGAAATACAGATTCCAATCAAACAGCATTCACTGTAAGCATAGATGCAGGGCCTGAATATGGAGTATCAACAGGTATTTCAGCTGAAGATAGGGCAAGAACGATTCAAGTGGCTATAAACCCTCAAACAAAGCCAAATAGGTTAAGAAGACCCGGACATGTTTTTCCTTTGAGAGCAAATAAAGGAGGCGTTTTAAAAAGGGCAGGACATACAGAAGCAGCTGTAGATCTTTCACTTTTATCTGGGTTATCAGCGGCGGGGGTTATTTGTGAAATTCAAAATGCAGATGGTTCTATGGCTCGGTTACCAGAACTAACAAAATATGCAAAAACATGGGGTCTAAAAATAATAAGCATTGCAGACTTAATAAGATTCAGATTAGAAAATGAAAGATTTGTCTATAGGAAAGCAAAAACAAGATTGCCAAGTATATTCGGTGACTTCCAAGCAATAGGCTATACCAATGAACTAGATGGCACAGAACATATTGCACTAGTGAAAGGCAACATAAATGAATTGAAAGAACCAGTTTTAGTAAGAATGCACTCTGAATGTTTAACAGGAGATGCTTTTGGCTCGCTTAGGTGTGACTGTCGACCACAACTAGAAGCTGCTCTAAATCTTATATCTGAAGAAGGAGAAGGCGTCGTTGTTTACTTACGGCAAGAAGGTAGAGGTATTGGACTAATAAATAAACTTAAGGCATATAGTCTTCAAGATGGAGGATTAGATACTGTTGAAGCAAATTTAAAACTTGGCTTTGCTGCAGATTTGCGGAACTATGGAGTTGGCGCTCAAATACTCACCGATCTTGGTATCAATAGACTTAGATTATTGACAAACAATCCTCGAAAGATTGCTGGGCTAGGAGGATACGGGTTACGCGTGGAAAGTAGGGAGCCATTAGTTATTAATCCTACTGATTATAATGCTAATTATTTAGCAATTAAAAGAACTAAACTTGGCCACTATATCGGTAATGATGATGATTCGGGGAAATATTATGTTATCTACTGGAAAGGAATAGTTTCTTCTAATATGTTGTCAGCCTATAAAAACAAAGCAGAGCAAATAGCCTCAGATAATAAAGTAGAGTTAAATCCAGAGTCCTCATCCAGATTACTGGCATTACTCCAAAGGCCTCAGTTTGTTTGGAGGGTACAAAATTGTATTGATTTTGAATCTATAATTAATCTATTAAAAGAAATTATAAAATGGGACGGTACTAAAAGTATAGGTATCTTTATAACAAATAGCAAAGAACAAGCTATTCATCCTTCACAAGATGTAGAAACTATACTTGAAAATATATCCAATTTAAAAGATACTAATTACAAAAATATAGCTAATATCAATGATAAGGATCTACCATTTATTATGACTTGGCAATAA
- the argC gene encoding N-acetyl-gamma-glutamyl-phosphate reductase, translated as MDSINNKSIRVAVIGASGYGGIQSIRLLKEHPDFEISFLGGYKTAGLKWNDLCPFLPLENDPTINAVDLSEITDKSDIVLLSLPNGISSQLTPKLIKEKVRVVDLSADYRYRSLEEWKSIYSVESSKHSRKDELLCSQAVYGIPEWNSIEISKAKIVACPGCFPTASLLPLMPFLKQGIIETDGIIIDSKSGTSGGGRVPKEHLLLAESSESVEPYSVVGHRHTSEIEQELSNLSGSNIQIQFTPHLVPMVRGLLSTVYARLRDPCLTAEDCKTVLETVYRSCPSVEIQPVGVYPKTKWVRFTNKALISVQVDQRNGRVILMSAIDNLIKGQAGQAIQSLNLMSGLPTCKGLPLIGYYP; from the coding sequence ATGGACTCAATAAATAATAAGTCAATACGCGTAGCTGTCATAGGTGCCTCTGGATATGGGGGTATACAATCCATAAGATTACTTAAGGAACACCCAGATTTTGAAATCTCTTTTTTAGGCGGTTATAAGACAGCTGGCTTGAAATGGAATGATTTATGCCCCTTTTTGCCTTTAGAAAACGATCCAACTATTAATGCTGTTGACCTTTCTGAAATAACTGATAAGTCAGACATTGTTTTACTTAGTCTTCCAAATGGTATTTCATCACAACTAACACCTAAATTAATTAAGGAAAAAGTAAGAGTTGTCGATTTATCAGCAGATTATAGATATAGGTCTTTAGAGGAATGGAAATCTATTTATTCAGTTGAATCATCTAAACATTCCAGAAAGGACGAACTTCTATGTTCACAAGCTGTATATGGAATACCAGAATGGAATTCTATAGAAATATCTAAGGCTAAAATCGTAGCCTGTCCTGGCTGTTTCCCTACAGCAAGTCTTTTACCACTTATGCCTTTTTTAAAGCAAGGAATAATTGAAACAGACGGAATTATAATTGATAGTAAAAGTGGAACTTCAGGTGGAGGTCGTGTACCAAAAGAACACTTATTACTTGCAGAATCTTCAGAGTCTGTAGAACCATATTCTGTTGTAGGTCATCGCCATACATCAGAAATTGAGCAGGAACTTAGCAATTTATCTGGATCAAATATTCAAATACAATTCACACCTCACTTAGTGCCAATGGTTAGAGGATTACTTAGTACTGTTTACGCTAGATTAAGAGATCCCTGCTTGACAGCAGAGGATTGCAAAACTGTCTTAGAAACTGTCTATCGCTCTTGTCCTTCTGTAGAGATCCAACCTGTAGGTGTATATCCAAAAACAAAATGGGTACGATTTACAAATAAGGCTCTAATTAGCGTACAAGTAGATCAACGTAACGGCCGTGTAATTTTGATGTCAGCAATAGATAATTTAATCAAAGGTCAAGCAGGGCAGGCTATTCAAAGTCTAAACTTAATGTCAGGTTTACCAACATGTAAAGGGTTACCTTTAATTGGTTATTATCCATAA
- the purN gene encoding phosphoribosylglycinamide formyltransferase: protein MNSINIKSITSPNIISLPRFTPKLKLAVLASGKGSNLKAIIEDILSKRLDAEIKCLIVSNPNCGAIEIANKHLIPVKVVTSNDFINRESLDQHLVNLLHAYNVELVIMAGWMRIVTHILIDSFKNKIINIHPSLLPSFKGKEAVKNALNNKVKITGCTVHIVEEEVDSGEILIQSAVQVNTGDTEELLLKRIQSQEHKIISLGIAIAGQRLR from the coding sequence ATGAATTCTATTAATATCAAATCTATCACTAGTCCTAATATTATAAGCTTACCAAGATTTACACCAAAACTAAAACTTGCAGTATTAGCCTCTGGTAAAGGTAGTAACTTAAAAGCAATAATAGAAGATATTTTATCAAAAAGACTAGACGCAGAGATTAAATGTCTAATAGTTAGTAATCCAAATTGCGGAGCTATAGAAATAGCTAATAAACATTTAATACCAGTTAAAGTAGTAACCTCCAATGACTTTATAAATAGGGAGAGTTTAGATCAGCATTTAGTTAATCTTTTACACGCTTATAATGTTGAATTAGTCATAATGGCTGGCTGGATGAGAATAGTTACACATATATTAATCGACTCATTTAAGAACAAGATAATTAACATTCATCCTTCTTTGCTGCCTAGTTTTAAAGGAAAAGAAGCTGTTAAAAATGCTCTAAATAATAAGGTTAAAATTACTGGTTGTACAGTTCACATAGTTGAAGAAGAAGTGGATTCAGGAGAAATATTAATACAATCTGCAGTACAAGTTAATACAGGAGACACAGAGGAACTACTACTTAAAAGGATACAATCACAAGAGCATAAGATTATTAGTCTAGGTATAGCTATAGCAGGTCAAAGGTTACGTTAA
- a CDS encoding glucose-6-phosphate isomerase codes for MNFPDFNNNNKDDQWERFSQLLFYDEEIGFWLDISRMKFSSEDIGSLQDNFKEACKSMKALEKGSIANIDESRQVGHYWLRNASLAPSKQTSNSIRNEINDIKTFGENILNGKITTAQGKPFTDVLWIGIGGSGLGPLLIVNSLQDNNKGLNFSFLDNVDPNGINKTLNSFRDKLSTTLFVVVSKSGGTPEPQIAMDQTRFFLDKNGLDWSSRAVAITMEGSSLDQIAENEKWLKRFDLPDWVGGRTSITASVGLLPLVLIGEDIDSFLDGASQMDQITRRIDIYKNPSALLAASWYFSGAGKGKRDMVVLPYQDRLQVFSKYLQQLVMESLGKEEDRNANKVNQGLAVYGNKGSTDQHAYVQQLRDGIDNFFVTFVEILEDCTEIPKINKKSPGDYLSGFLQGTRLALSENDRQSITITIKKFNSYTLGSLIALFERAVGIYAELIDINAYHQPGVEAGKKAASNILKLQSEIELLLEDGKLYSIEGIMNTIPGSSQESIYIILRHLSNNDHTYKFVGNLSDPRELQIKKAV; via the coding sequence ATGAACTTCCCAGATTTCAACAATAATAATAAAGACGATCAATGGGAAAGATTCAGTCAGCTACTTTTTTATGACGAAGAAATTGGTTTTTGGCTTGATATAAGCAGAATGAAGTTCTCATCAGAGGATATAGGCAGTTTGCAAGATAACTTCAAAGAAGCTTGCAAATCAATGAAAGCTCTAGAAAAAGGATCGATAGCCAATATTGATGAATCAAGGCAGGTTGGTCATTATTGGCTAAGAAATGCGAGTCTTGCTCCCAGTAAGCAAACTTCTAATTCAATTAGGAATGAAATTAACGATATCAAAACATTTGGCGAAAATATTTTAAATGGGAAGATCACTACTGCTCAGGGGAAGCCCTTCACAGATGTCCTCTGGATTGGTATAGGAGGAAGTGGATTAGGACCACTCCTTATCGTTAATTCTCTTCAAGATAATAATAAGGGACTGAACTTTTCATTCCTCGACAATGTTGATCCAAATGGAATTAATAAGACCTTAAATTCATTTAGAGACAAACTATCTACTACTTTATTTGTTGTCGTTAGTAAATCTGGAGGTACTCCAGAACCTCAAATTGCAATGGACCAAACACGTTTCTTTTTAGATAAGAATGGTCTCGATTGGAGCTCAAGAGCAGTAGCTATAACCATGGAAGGTAGTTCCTTAGATCAAATAGCAGAAAACGAAAAATGGTTAAAAAGATTTGATTTACCTGATTGGGTAGGTGGAAGAACAAGTATTACAGCCTCTGTAGGACTTCTACCACTTGTTCTTATTGGAGAAGATATAGACAGTTTTCTTGATGGAGCCTCGCAAATGGATCAAATAACACGACGAATAGATATTTATAAGAATCCATCTGCATTACTTGCTGCATCATGGTATTTTTCTGGAGCTGGTAAAGGAAAGAGAGATATGGTTGTACTTCCTTATCAGGATAGGCTTCAGGTTTTCAGTAAATATCTTCAACAACTTGTAATGGAATCATTAGGAAAAGAAGAAGATCGTAATGCAAATAAGGTTAACCAAGGTTTAGCTGTATATGGAAATAAAGGATCTACAGATCAACATGCTTATGTACAACAACTAAGGGATGGAATTGATAATTTCTTTGTTACTTTTGTAGAAATACTTGAGGATTGTACAGAAATTCCAAAGATTAATAAAAAATCTCCTGGAGATTATTTATCGGGTTTTTTGCAAGGCACTAGGTTAGCTCTATCAGAAAACGATCGTCAAAGTATAACTATAACCATAAAAAAATTTAATTCCTATACATTGGGTTCCCTAATAGCATTATTTGAACGAGCTGTTGGTATATATGCAGAACTTATTGATATCAATGCATATCATCAACCGGGCGTAGAGGCCGGCAAAAAAGCCGCTTCGAATATATTAAAACTTCAATCAGAAATAGAATTATTACTTGAAGACGGAAAACTTTATTCTATTGAGGGTATTATGAATACTATACCTGGCAGTTCTCAAGAATCAATATATATTATCTTGCGCCATCTTAGTAATAACGATCATACTTATAAATTTGTAGGCAATTTATCAGATCCAAGAGAGTTACAAATAAAGAAAGCGGTTTAA
- the leuS gene encoding leucine--tRNA ligase: MSQTPEKQPSTAYDPLSIETRWQQSWKEQGLYKTKEPTKSQKTFYALSMFPYPSGTLHMGHVRNYVITDVIARLHRMKGDSVLHPMGWDAFGLPAENAAIERGIPADIWTYKNIEDMRNQLNRLGLSIDWDKEVTTCKEEYYKWTQYIFLELYEAGLAYQKSATVNWDPIDKTVLANEQVDANGRSWRSGALVEKKKLKQWFLKITDFADELLEDIELLSGWPQNVKTMQQNWIGRSNGTEIDFYIKGKNNIFITVFTTRPDTLHGTEYLVLAPDHELINSIIDKNKITELEQFRTEISILTDQERTSDGNNKRGMFLGCHAINPINKKIIPIWVGEYVLSSYATGAVMGVPAHDKRDYKFAKKYSLPIQYVIKSPSQEASDLEASSAYVKEGIMINSGEFNGINSKEAGFMITKLGVKQGWAKNKVTYKLRDWLISRQRMWGCPIPIIYCPDCGSVPVKREELPVKLTNPSVIGKSQENKNNIPIMKCSKCNKDSILETDTMDTFMCSSWYFLRYIDVENNKLPFTKTEVDKWLPVDQYVGGIEHAILHLLYSRFLIKALRNRGLLNIKEPFSNLLTQGMVQGVTFKNPKTSKYISPDHINDINTPLDPETGEPLDVLYEKMSKSKYNGVDPASVIDKYGTDTARMFILFKAPPEKDLEWDESDVEGQYRFLNRLWRIVIYSIETKDINISNCTQEILLNDLSDKERKLIKVLNNTIKEVTNDLVNDFQFNTAISELMILCNSIYENIDDCGDYIVTETFKKLTLLLAPFAPHIAEEFWIKLKGKGSVHENSWPTYDPKALLEDSYKLIIQINGKVRGNISVNHEDSELELKNKALACETTQKWLNGIEPKRIIIVKGKIINIVF, from the coding sequence ATCTCACAGACACCAGAAAAACAACCATCTACTGCATATGATCCACTTTCTATTGAGACAAGATGGCAGCAGAGTTGGAAAGAGCAAGGATTATATAAAACTAAAGAGCCAACTAAATCTCAAAAGACCTTTTATGCCTTATCAATGTTTCCTTATCCATCTGGAACACTTCATATGGGACATGTTCGTAATTATGTAATTACAGATGTAATAGCAAGACTTCACAGAATGAAGGGTGATTCAGTGCTTCATCCAATGGGATGGGACGCATTTGGTCTTCCAGCAGAAAATGCGGCTATAGAAAGAGGAATACCTGCAGACATATGGACGTACAAAAATATAGAAGATATGAGAAATCAGCTTAACCGACTTGGGTTATCTATAGATTGGGATAAGGAGGTAACTACATGTAAAGAAGAGTACTATAAGTGGACTCAATATATTTTTCTAGAATTATACGAAGCTGGATTGGCCTACCAAAAATCAGCAACTGTAAATTGGGACCCTATAGATAAGACAGTACTCGCAAATGAGCAAGTTGATGCTAATGGCCGGTCTTGGCGATCAGGAGCCTTAGTTGAAAAAAAGAAGCTAAAACAATGGTTTTTAAAAATAACAGACTTTGCAGATGAATTGCTTGAAGATATTGAATTGCTTTCAGGTTGGCCACAAAACGTTAAAACGATGCAGCAAAACTGGATTGGTAGATCTAATGGTACAGAAATAGATTTTTATATTAAGGGTAAAAATAACATTTTTATAACTGTATTTACGACAAGACCAGATACACTTCATGGAACAGAATATTTAGTACTTGCTCCTGACCATGAACTAATTAATTCAATAATTGATAAAAATAAAATAACTGAATTAGAACAATTTAGAACTGAAATATCAATCCTCACAGACCAGGAACGAACCTCAGATGGAAATAACAAAAGAGGAATGTTTTTAGGTTGTCATGCTATAAACCCCATTAATAAAAAAATAATACCAATTTGGGTAGGTGAATATGTTCTAAGTTCATACGCTACAGGAGCTGTTATGGGAGTTCCAGCACATGACAAGCGCGACTACAAATTTGCTAAAAAATATTCGTTGCCAATCCAATATGTAATCAAGTCTCCATCTCAGGAAGCAAGTGATTTAGAAGCTTCTAGTGCATATGTTAAAGAAGGTATAATGATTAATTCAGGTGAATTTAATGGTATTAATTCTAAAGAAGCAGGCTTTATGATAACTAAGTTGGGCGTCAAGCAAGGTTGGGCAAAAAATAAAGTAACTTATAAACTCAGAGACTGGCTTATTTCTCGTCAAAGAATGTGGGGCTGTCCTATTCCAATTATTTATTGTCCAGACTGTGGATCAGTACCAGTTAAAAGAGAAGAATTACCTGTAAAATTAACCAACCCCTCAGTTATAGGAAAAAGTCAAGAAAACAAGAATAATATTCCAATCATGAAGTGTAGTAAATGCAATAAAGACTCAATTCTCGAAACAGATACAATGGACACCTTTATGTGTTCATCATGGTACTTTTTAAGGTATATTGATGTAGAAAATAATAAACTTCCATTTACAAAAACAGAGGTCGATAAATGGTTACCAGTTGACCAATATGTAGGAGGAATAGAACATGCAATATTACATCTTCTTTATTCAAGATTTTTGATCAAAGCCTTAAGGAATCGTGGTTTACTAAATATAAAAGAACCTTTCAGCAATCTACTTACTCAAGGTATGGTACAAGGCGTTACCTTTAAAAACCCTAAAACATCAAAATATATTTCACCAGACCATATAAATGATATTAATACTCCTTTGGATCCAGAAACAGGCGAGCCACTTGATGTTTTATACGAAAAAATGTCAAAATCTAAATATAATGGCGTAGATCCAGCCTCTGTTATAGACAAATATGGTACTGATACAGCTCGAATGTTTATTCTATTTAAAGCCCCTCCAGAAAAGGATTTAGAGTGGGACGAATCTGATGTAGAAGGACAATATAGATTTTTGAATCGTTTATGGAGGATTGTTATTTATTCAATAGAAACGAAAGATATTAATATAAGTAATTGTACACAAGAAATTTTGTTAAACGATTTATCAGACAAAGAAAGAAAGTTAATAAAAGTACTTAACAATACAATTAAAGAAGTAACAAATGACCTCGTTAATGATTTCCAATTTAATACAGCTATTTCAGAGTTAATGATTCTCTGTAACTCTATTTATGAAAATATAGATGATTGTGGAGATTATATTGTTACTGAAACCTTTAAGAAATTAACATTATTATTAGCACCATTCGCACCTCATATAGCAGAGGAGTTTTGGATTAAGCTTAAAGGTAAGGGAAGTGTTCATGAGAATTCATGGCCAACATATGATCCTAAAGCTCTATTGGAAGATTCATACAAACTAATAATTCAGATAAATGGAAAAGTAAGAGGTAACATATCAGTAAATCACGAAGATTCAGAGCTAGAGCTTAAGAATAAAGCACTTGCATGTGAAACAACTCAAAAATGGCTAAATGGAATAGAGCCAAAGAGAATAATAATTGTCAAAGGTAAAATAATAAATATTGTATTTTAA